The sequence cagtgctggggactGCTTAAGCTGGTACTGTCACCAGAATGTGTACTGAAACTGCAGTTTTTGTGAGGTTTCCAAGTGGTTGGTGTCCTGAGGCCCCCGGATAGCTCCTAGCTCAAAGTGCACAGTGGCCCACTGAGCCTCTGCTTGTCACAGCTGTTCCTGAGAAAAGGACTGCTCGCTCTGGCTGATCCTGCAGCGagccagtggccagagcaggcAGGCCCTCCGTGCAGCCAGCCGTGCATTTCCCAGCAAAGCCACTTGGGTTGTGTGGGTCCTGCCCACATGTGTAAGGTTTCTTATTTCACAGTGCCCCCCCCGCTGCCAGAGGGGCCAGGCTGTCCCGTGATGTGGGATTCTCACACATGCTGTTTgttattttgtccttttttagtTTCGTCCTACAAAGATTTAGGGAAGAGAGTGGGTGAGGGGGAAGCTCTGCAAGTCTTTGAAGCAACTTGACTTTTGATGATGAATTGCAGCAAAAAGCCTACACAAGGAAGGGagatttgtttttaactttACTGATGTTTCTTTGTGAGAACAAATTTATAGCAGAGGGGGAGCAGCCTCTGAGGAGAATATTGAATGGTTAAAAGGTTTCAAGCATTCTTTGATGTCACAGACTGAGAAATACTGGAAGGTAGTGAGGGACAGACActgtttatttataaaataaagatcAGTTACCTGCTTTTGGCAAGAGCCTGTGACTAAGCTCCTGTTAATGACCTATTCATTAGGAAGGCTTGGAGCTGCACCTGGAGTTGCTGTTACAGCTGCCTGCTTGAGGCTGAAGGCTGGATGGTATTTCCAGCCATTACATCTTTCCATGCATCTCTGTGAAGCAGCACCTCTTTCTCACATTAGCTGAGAAAGCAACAGCTTCTAACCACGTTGTGAAATACAGGCCTCTGTTACAGGAGTAAGGCAGCAAGATGGAAACCAGTTATGCATTCAGCTGAACAAAGTAAGCCTGTGGCACCCTCTTCTCAAAAATAGTATCTGACAGCGTCGTTGCTTTGGGCCGTGTTGTGCTTGGTAAATGAGAGAGGAAACAAGCAAAAtggcacaggaagaaaaagttgAGACTGTTGGTCCCAGGGTGTCTCTGAGGCTGGGCTGAGACACATGTCAGGTCAGGACTGTCTGCTGACAGATGACACGTGCTTCAAGGAGGCCTCTAGAAATCCAGAAGCTGCAAGGAAAGAGCAGTAAGCAAGTCAGGACAGGGTTGGGTTCTCAAAACAGCTCCCGAAAGGATGAGGATTAGGCTGTTCAGCCCATATCCTCATTCCGCTCCCATGCAGCTCAGGCCCACAATTACATACCAGCTGTGGCAATACTTTCTCCAGGTGTTCAGTATCCACTTTCTTCAGGTCCTCTGCCTGAGCCTGCCGAGCTGCCCGTGCCGCTGCTTCTGCAGCCCAAGTGAAAGAAAGGGAAGGGCAGTGAGAGGGGTCTGGGAGCTGTCACCTGGGGCGTCTCGTCCGGGGCGCCGGGCTGGTGTCCCGGGAGGAGGGAGGCGGCCCAGCGCCCCGGATGAGTCTGGCAAGCTGGGTCAGGACTCCGGCTGTGCGGGAGGCAGCAGGGCCGGAGGGTGGCCGGGTGCTCGGGGAGGAGCCGGGAGCCCATCGCTGTCAGGCTGGGGCGGGCGTGGCCCTGCGCGCTCACCTCGGACGAAGACGTTCAGCAGCTCGGCCACCAGCAGCTGCGCGTCGGCGTTAACTGCAACGACGAGGCGGTTAGGGGAGGCGGGGGCTCGGCCCGaaccgcccgccgccgcc comes from Vidua macroura isolate BioBank_ID:100142 chromosome 19, ASM2450914v1, whole genome shotgun sequence and encodes:
- the CENPX gene encoding centromere protein X isoform X1; this translates as MAERGGRAGGFRKDTVDRLLRLHFRDGKTRVNADAQLLVAELLNVFVREAAARAARQAQAEDLKKVDTEHLEKVLPQLLLDF
- the CENPX gene encoding centromere protein X isoform X2; the protein is MAERGGRAGGFRKDTVDRLLRLHFRDGKTRVNADAQLLVAELLNVFVRAAARAARQAQAEDLKKVDTEHLEKVLPQLLLDF